Proteins from a single region of Streptomyces vinaceus:
- a CDS encoding mobilization protein: MGDDTPVLLEYLFGPGKRDEHTDPHLVAGWDPDVPCPVRDPGRMSLGELADLLDAPVHALRGARPAKQVWHVSVRNAPGDRVLSDAEWAEVAAAMVDAAGIAAFGDERACRWVAVRHAEDHIHLVATLARVDGRQPRLRGDILAMHGAARVFEARWGLVAMSPLDRTAVRRPSTGELAKADRRGLLETARQTLQRSVRTAAALARDDADFLDRLRDAGLRVRERRDDAGVLLGYAVALPGDRAEGGSRPVWFSGSSLAYDLSLPRVRERFTPVVGPAEWQVAERLVREAAASLARSGRAEGAGDVAALGDLLVAAAAHAPAQVRERLTAAAEAFEQAGRAPGERSLEGRARAGWRASARALERAPRTARGGGALVVLTLLVALVEAVEASRLWHEAQAYRAQAKAASEAGRLLREAAAAAGAPAARTGPARTVRTSLSVGRGPGSPGAVSGVPPRAPGPSRPGTGKSR; encoded by the coding sequence ATGGGCGACGACACCCCTGTTCTGCTGGAGTATCTCTTCGGTCCGGGTAAGCGCGATGAGCACACTGACCCCCATCTCGTCGCTGGCTGGGACCCCGATGTGCCGTGCCCGGTACGCGACCCGGGCCGGATGTCGCTGGGGGAGTTGGCGGACCTCTTGGATGCCCCCGTGCATGCCTTGCGCGGCGCCCGTCCGGCCAAGCAAGTGTGGCATGTCTCGGTCCGTAATGCGCCCGGTGACCGGGTCCTGTCGGATGCGGAATGGGCGGAGGTCGCGGCGGCGATGGTGGACGCGGCGGGTATCGCTGCGTTCGGCGATGAGCGGGCCTGCCGGTGGGTCGCGGTGCGCCACGCTGAGGATCACATTCACCTGGTGGCGACCCTGGCCCGGGTGGATGGCCGCCAGCCCCGCCTGCGCGGGGACATCCTCGCCATGCACGGCGCCGCCCGCGTTTTCGAGGCCCGTTGGGGCCTGGTGGCGATGTCGCCGCTGGACCGTACGGCGGTGCGGCGTCCGTCGACGGGGGAGTTGGCGAAGGCGGACCGGCGCGGCCTGCTGGAGACCGCCCGCCAGACGTTGCAGCGCTCGGTGCGGACCGCGGCCGCGCTCGCCCGGGACGACGCCGACTTCCTCGACCGGCTGCGCGACGCCGGGCTACGCGTGCGCGAGCGACGCGACGATGCGGGTGTCCTGCTCGGGTACGCGGTCGCTCTCCCGGGCGACCGCGCGGAGGGCGGGTCGCGCCCGGTCTGGTTCTCCGGCAGTTCCCTGGCCTACGACTTGTCCCTGCCGCGGGTACGGGAGCGCTTCACCCCTGTCGTGGGTCCGGCGGAGTGGCAGGTGGCGGAGCGCCTGGTGCGCGAGGCGGCGGCCTCGCTCGCCCGCTCCGGGCGTGCAGAGGGAGCGGGGGATGTGGCGGCCCTGGGGGACCTGTTGGTGGCCGCGGCCGCGCACGCCCCCGCCCAGGTGCGTGAGCGGTTGACGGCGGCGGCGGAGGCCTTCGAGCAGGCCGGCCGGGCACCGGGCGAGCGGTCGCTGGAGGGCCGTGCGCGGGCGGGTTGGCGGGCGTCGGCGCGCGCCTTGGAGCGGGCCCCGCGCACCGCGCGGGGCGGCGGCGCGCTGGTGGTCCTGACGCTTCTGGTGGCGTTGGTGGAGGCGGTGGAGGCTTCCCGCCTGTGGCACGAGGCGCAGGCCTACCGCGCGCAGGCGAAGGCCGCTTCGGAAGCGGGACGGCTGCTGCGCGAGGCCGCCGCCGCGGCCGGCGCACCGGCCGCGCGTACAGGCCCGGCGCGTACCGTGCGGACGTCACTGTCGGTGGGCCGTGGCCCGGGGTCGCCGGGGGCCGTTAGCGGTGTGCCGCCCCGTGCACCCGGCCCGTCGAGGCCGGGGACGGGCAAGTCCCGCTGA
- a CDS encoding HU family DNA-binding protein: MQGADRASGDARLSGHAHQRETAVNKQELIDLVSEETEASKASVNKVLDAALHTIKSAVAEGDSVQLIGFGSFSVGERAARMGRNPKTGEPVEIAAGRTVRFMAGKAFKDSVNAK, translated from the coding sequence GTGCAGGGCGCTGACCGTGCGTCCGGGGACGCCCGCTTGTCCGGGCACGCTCATCAGAGGGAGACAGCTGTGAACAAACAGGAACTGATCGATCTCGTCTCGGAGGAGACCGAGGCCTCCAAAGCGTCTGTGAACAAGGTCTTGGACGCCGCGCTGCACACCATCAAAAGCGCGGTTGCGGAGGGTGACTCGGTGCAGTTGATCGGGTTCGGCTCGTTCTCGGTGGGGGAGCGAGCTGCGCGTATGGGCCGGAACCCGAAGACTGGCGAGCCCGTTGAGATCGCTGCGGGCAGGACCGTGAGGTTCATGGCTGGCAAGGCGTTCAAGGACTCGGTCAACGCAAAGTAG
- a CDS encoding ETEC_3214 domain-containing protein yields MSFLPQIDTKLNVWTLAAVLTALYTLLGIVRRWWNASLGKRWRLVKAFRRMAPYVRHDYVKDLFGEPAWEHKQGVSMYGGEAPEAGMREVDLTVRTWPLGTLGYLVTWSSEHDEVLMYSLTTRSFFFRPRVRVGDRRITLGRSRLAVLSDTAPDGFGPWSTLGARRFGYAERHFFGNPGGYLDWVVGVSDSGSPALAPIGCDGDGWSAAGLESYRRRARINSLLVAGSTIDVDSVMPYGIAPDYDRVRFVDLRHPARAAVTAWFKSGAARVRRVWDRRRRSASVTAPE; encoded by the coding sequence GTGAGCTTCCTGCCCCAGATCGATACCAAGCTGAACGTGTGGACCCTGGCCGCCGTTCTGACCGCCTTGTACACCCTGCTCGGGATCGTCCGCCGATGGTGGAACGCGAGCCTGGGTAAGCGCTGGCGGCTGGTCAAGGCCTTCCGCCGGATGGCGCCATACGTGCGCCACGACTACGTTAAAGACCTCTTCGGCGAACCTGCATGGGAGCACAAACAGGGCGTCAGCATGTACGGCGGGGAAGCACCGGAAGCCGGCATGCGCGAGGTTGACCTGACCGTTCGGACTTGGCCGCTGGGAACGCTCGGCTACCTAGTCACGTGGTCTAGCGAGCATGACGAAGTGCTGATGTACTCGTTGACCACGCGCAGCTTCTTCTTCCGTCCGCGGGTGCGCGTGGGCGACCGACGGATCACCCTCGGCAGGTCACGTCTGGCCGTGCTGTCCGACACGGCTCCGGACGGTTTCGGTCCGTGGTCCACGCTGGGCGCGAGGCGGTTCGGCTACGCCGAGCGACACTTCTTCGGAAACCCCGGCGGCTATCTCGACTGGGTCGTAGGCGTGAGCGACTCGGGGTCCCCGGCACTCGCTCCCATTGGGTGCGACGGAGATGGTTGGAGCGCCGCGGGGCTGGAGTCATACCGGCGGCGAGCGCGCATCAACTCGCTTCTCGTCGCAGGTTCCACGATCGACGTCGACAGCGTCATGCCGTACGGCATTGCTCCGGACTACGACCGGGTTCGGTTCGTGGACCTGCGGCATCCCGCGCGTGCTGCGGTCACAGCCTGGTTCAAGAGCGGAGCCGCTCGTGTGCGCCGGGTGTGGGACCGCCGTCGGCGTTCCGCGTCTGTGACGGCCCCCGAGTGA